The nucleotide sequence TGCTCACGGGTAACTCAAATGCGATGCATGCCTGGTCGTCATGGCCATCGGCCAGTTGGGTCACGATCCGACGCCGGATAGGGTCGGCCAGTGCCGAAAGCACGCCATCGATGTGAATATCGTCGGGCGTAGGGTGGTCCAAAGTTCGCATTCTTCGATTATCCAAGAAGTTCAAGGACGTGACGATTTATAAGTCCTATGCTAGTCGTAGTACGATGATTATCGTATTTAACGTGGAGGGAGATGCACATGAAGATATTCCAAGTAGGCGCAGCGGGGGGAGTAGGCCGACGTCTGGCTCAACTGCTGAGTGGCCGCGGTGATGCCGTCACAGGAATGTTCAGGAATCCCGATCAAGCGGACACGGTTGCCTCCAGTGGCGCTACGCCCGTGGAGGGGGACCTGATTAAGGACTCCATTGAGGTGCTGGCCGAAAAGTTTAAGGGACACGATGCCGTCGTCTTCTCTGCTGGCGCCCATGGCACCGGAATCGACCAGACCACCCTCATCGACGGCAAGGGGTTGGAGAAGGCTGCCGATGCTGCCGCCCTCGCTGGGGTGTCCCGTTTTGTCCTGGTCTCCGCCTTCCCGGAGTCGGGGCGGGGTGAGTCGGTGAATGAACGTTTTGAGCACTATATGCGCACAAAGAAGACAGCAGACGTCTACCTCACACGCACTGACCTGGACTGGCTGATAGTTCGGCCGGGGCTTTTGACTGACGACCCCGGAGATGGACGGGTTACCGCGGGCCCTGCGATTGAGTACGGAGACATTCGACGCGATAACGTTGCGGCGTTCATTGACGCGGCGCTTCATAACCCACGGATGACCCGGACCATCGTCGAACTAACCGATGGCGAGACACCAGTGGCCGAGGCCGTGTCTACCCTCGTTGGCTGACAGGCAGAGACCGACTTTCCAAAGGCAAGAAGGGATGCACGCGAATCGCGTGCATCCCTTCCTTGTATTCATTCATGCTTTTATGGGTGTCCAGGCTTAGGCGTCGACTCCATGGCACTAAGTGCGGCTTCCGCAGCGTTTGATGCATGCACCTCACAAGCTCGCCGGGCTGCCTCGGGATCTCTAGTGATGGCCGCTGACGTGGTGATGTCCGTCAGTTCCGCCAGCATGAGCGGACTTCTCCCCGGGGAGCTTGTAGAGAGGGCCCTCAGTACTTGGGTGCGGGCATTGATTTGCCGAAGCATGCCCGAGATTTCGTTGTTGCCAGCGCCGGCCAGAAGTACCTCGTAGTAGCTGTCCTTCGCGGCGAGCAACTTCTGCGCCCCGCCTGCTGACTCTGCTCTTCGGATATCAAAAAGTCTCGCAACGAGTTGCCCGCGCTGAGCTTCTGTGGCTCGCTCGGCGAACAGGCTTCCGGCGAGCGATTCCAAAGCGCCGCGAACTTCATAGAGACTTCGGGCTTCGGCGGGTGTGAGGGTTGCAACTTCGGGGCCCTTGTTCGGCACCGTCACTATCAGTTGCTCGGACTCCAGCTGCCGCAGCGCTTCACGAATCACTGTCCGGCTGACGGAGAACTTATCGCAAAGCGCAGTCTCGACCAGCCTCTCCCCAGGACTGTACTCGGAGGTAACGATCGCCCGGCGAAGGGCGGCTACCACCTCTTGGCGCAATGGCGCGGCCGTTCGCTGGATTGCTTCCGAAATCATTCTCGACCCTCGCGTGTTGAATACCAGTAAGAACGAAAAAACCGGGGGAGGCGTAAGCCTCCCCCGGTTCTGTTGGACTAGGCCTCGTACTGGTGGTAGACCTTGGCGATGATCTTCCATTCGCCGTCCTGCTTCAACAGGGTGTGGAAGTCGGTGTAGTCAGCACCAATGGCGTCGTTTTCCATGTCGACCTTCACGACGGCAGTGGTCTGTGTGATACCGACGACGTCCACGCGGGTTTTGACGTCCGGAGCGGCGCCGTTTTCCGCGACGAAGTCGTACAGGTTCTTGATGGGGCCGCCCAGAAGCTGGCCGTTGGTGAAGCCATACATGGTGGCTTCGGCGTGGAAGGCCTCCGCGACGCCTTCGGGGCTGCCAACTCGCAGGCCTTCGACATACTTCTGAACGGTGCTGACGATCTGGTCATATTCGTCGGTCGGAACGACTTTGAGGTTCTTGGGCATGGTTTCTCCTTGTGAATGAGCGGGTCCGGTTCCGGCACCCTGGGATGGTTTGGCTGAAGAAAAGCTGCTAGCGCTTCCGAATCACAACGGTTTTGTTGTTGGTGTGCGAGGCCAGGCCTTCATCACCGTGTTCGACGCTCAGGCCCGACTGCTTGTGGCCACCGAACGGTGCGTGGTCTGGGTGGCTCTGGCCCTGGTTGACCCAGACGTTGCCCGAGTCGATGCGATCCGCCACGGCCAGGGCTCGCTCCTCGTCGCGTCCCCACACAGTTGCGCCAAGGCCGAAAATGGTGGCGTTTGCGCGCTCGATGACGTCGTCGACGTCGTCGTACACGAGGACGGGTACGATCGGCCCAAAAGGTTCCTCCTGGACGATGCGGCTGTTCTCGGGAGGGTTGTTGACGATGGTGACCGGGACGAAGTTCCCGTCCAGGGACTCGTCGATGGTGCCCCCGAGCGGGACGTCGTAGCCATTGCGTCGAGTGTCTTCGAAGAGGTCGCGAAGCTTGTCGTACTGCATGCGGTTATTGATGGGACCAAGATCGCTGGTGGGATCCATGCCGTCGCCGACCTTTTGTGTCTTGGCATAGTCCACGAGTGCGTTGACGAATTCTTCGTGGAAGGAGCGGTGCACGTAGATGCGCTTGGCCGCGATGCACCACTGACCCGAGTTTCCGAAGGCGGCGTTGAATACCTGCGGCACCGCGTCCCGCCAGTCCGCGTCCGGGAGCAGGATCGCAGGATCATTTCCACCCAGTTCGAGGGTGACCCGCTTGATGGTGCCAGCGGCCGAAGCCATGATCTTGGTACCGGTTTCCGTGGATCCCGTGAAGGTGATCATCCCGACGTCTGGGCTCTCGGTGAGGATCTGCCCAAGTTCGTTGCCGCCTGTGACGATGTTGAAGACGCCGGGCGGGAAGACCTGGGCTGCCAGCTCCCCGATCCGCAGTGCGCAGAGCGGGGTGTAGGGAGAAGGCTTGAGAACTACGGTGTTGCCGGTGATCAGCGCGGGGACGGTCTTCCACAGAACGTGAAGGTAGGGGTAATTCCACGGAATGATGGCCCCCACAACGCCGAGTGGTGAGCGGCGAAGTTCCACGCGCTTTTCATCGTCCTCCACCAGCACCTTGTCCTCAAGCCTCGACTTGGCAGTGTTGGGGATCCAGGGATTGGCAAGGTTAACTTCGAACGTCGCCTGATTGTGCCGTGGCTTGCCCTGCTCCAGAGAGAGCAAGGTAATGAACTCTTCTTTGTGGGCCTCGAGCGCCTCGAAGAATTCGACGATGATCGCTTCGCGCTCGTCTGCGGTCAGCGCCGCCCACGCAGGGAAAGCCCGTTTGGCGGCACCGATGGCGCGTTCCATGTGTTCCCGTGTGCCCTGGGGTGCGGATGCGAGGACCGAGTTTGTGGCCGGGTTGTAGACGTCAAAATGGTCCTCGGTCTGGATGATGTTGCCATCAATGAGCAGTCCGTAGGGTCCGTTGAAGTTCGGGGGCGTGATGGTACTCGTGCCCTCCGTAATGGAAACTCCCATGTGATCTCTCCTATCATGCGGCGGCTTGCCGTGGAGCGGTGAACAAAACGAATGCTGAAACAGATTCGGGTTTCAGTTTAGGGGCGCAGGGACTGGACACGCAAGACCTTTTGCCAAATTCTGAAATACGATATTGTTTCAGTTTAGGATGTGATGATCGACACGACAGCAGTGCGACCTCCCCTGAAGTCCCTTACCAATGAAGCTCAAGGAGCAGACATGAAACTCGACGGACAGTGCCTATGCGGTGAAGTCACCTACACGATTGACAGCGAACCGAAGTTCACGGCCTTGTGTCATTGCACCGATTGCCAGCGTCAGACCGGCGGCGCGTACTCGTTGGTCATCGGCGTTGACGACGACAAGCTGACAATCACCGGCGACGCGGTGAAAACGTTCATCACCGTCGGCGCTGAGCACAAGACCAACACCAACCGGTCATTCTGCGGGGAATGCGGTTCGCCAATTGTTGGCCGCATCGACGCGATGCCTGGATTGGCCTTCGTCAAAGCGGGAACACTCAACGACACGTCGTGGCTCAAGCCGACGGTGGAAGTTTGGTGCCGGTCCGCCCAGCCCTGGGTCGAGGCTCTCCCGGGTGCCGAGCGGTACGACGGCGACATCCCGGCCTGATTCGGGCCTGCGCGCCGGAGGCCGCGCAGAGTTGGGGTTTGGGTGGATCGCTTCCTGGAGGTGGTCCACCCAGACCCCTTTCTCTATTTTTCGAAAGGACCAAAACCTGATGACGTCCACCGGGATTCTCCGCGGCCATAACACCACCGCCGACCAGCAGGAAGCACCCCTTACGGTCGCTGCGGCCGAGGAGTGGATTCAGCGCACATGCTTCTCGACCGGCCCTGCCGGGCGCATCGGTCTCGAACTTGAGCTGCTCATGGGTCGAATCGGCGACCCCTCCTTGCAGCGTCCGTTTGCTGACGACAACTACCGGCGCTTGTTCTCGGAACTGCGGCCTCTGGACGTTCATGGAAATCTTACTCTGGAACCTGGTGGTCAGCTTGAGCTGAGCTCGCACCCCGAGGCCTCTTTGCGGGACGTCATTACATCGGTGCACGGCAGCCTGAAACTGTTGCGGGAGCAGGCGGCCGACCTGGATGCAATCCTCGTGGGTGCAGGAGTGTCCCCACACCTGGAGCCCAGGCGGATTACGCAAGCCCCACGTTACGCTGCCATGGAAAAGTATTTTGAACCGTGGGCGCCGGCGGGCCAAACCATGATGTGTTCCACAGCGTCAGTGCAGATCAACGTCGAGGCTGGGGCGGACGACGTCGAAATCCGTCATCGGTGGAACCTGCTGTATTCAATAGGGCCAGTGCTGGCAGCGACGTTCGCGAACTCGGGCTGGATCGGTGGTCGACGAAGTGGTTGGAAGAGCACACGGCTTGCGGCATGGCTCGCTCTGGACCCGGCCAGGACTGGAGTGCCGCCCTTCAGCGCTGCCCAGGATCCCGGAGTGTCTTACTCCCGATGGGCCTTGGACGCCCCCCTGATGATGATTCGGCGCGACGCGGGGGAGTGGCAAGCCCCGGCTGGCCTGACGTTCCGCGATTGGCTCCGTCTGGGGACAGCAGTGGTACCGGACCGACCCCCGGCAAACCTTGAGGACTTGAAGCAGCATTTGAGCACTCTCTTCCCCCATGTCCGGCCCAAAGGGTACTTCGAGATCAGATACATCGATGCCCAGCCCGGCTGCTGGTGGGCTGTTCCCGCCGCCGTAGTTTCCGCGCTCATCGCCAATCCCGCTGTCTCGGACCAAGCCAGAGGTATCTGTGCCGGTTCCCCGGACTGGGAAGTCTCTGCGCGTCTTGGGCTGGAGGATCCGGGAATTGCATCCCGGGCCGTGCAATTGATGTCGCTGGCTGCGGACGAGCTCCTGAATGATCCTGCTACGGCCAACCTTGCCAGGCAGGTTGAGGAATACGCGGAAACGTGGACTCTGCGGAGCCTGGCGCCCGCAGATGATCAACCGTCGGCCTGGGCAACCCGCAAGCAGGGCTGTGCCCTGGATACAGGCAGCTGCTAAATCAACCCAAGGTCTGTGGCAACAATGACAGCGCGCGTTCTGGTTGTCGAAGAAAGTTTGCCGCGCGCGTTCTCCATGTGCGTGGAAACCGTGCGTGGTGAGAGAAAGAGTTCGCTGGCAATTTGCGTGTCCGTCAGACCCCTCTTGACCATCCGGAGGATCTCCAACTCACGCGGAGTAAGCCCCAGGCTGCGGCTTTGCCTGGCGCGTTCGACCATCTCTGCAAGTACCGGTCGCAGAGCCGTCAACATAGGTGCCGTGAGGGCAGGCCAGGCCGCGCGATCGGTACTGAGGTTGCAAGTTCCCACGATCTGTCCCTTGACTGTCAGGGGCATCGTGACTCCGTTGTTGAACCCTTCTGGTCCGAAATGCAGAAGCGCGGGCGCTGAGGCCCGGTAGCCTGGGAGGTTATCCCAGTCATAAATGGTGGACTCATCCCGCAGTGCTTGTCTGGCCGCTTTGTCGTGGAGAAGCAGATCCCGGGTGATGTAGTCCACAACGCTGTCCCTGTAGCCCGAACTTCCCACCGCGATGTGGGTCTGAGCCATAGGATCCACGTACGTCAGAAGGATCGCCCCCGCACCGCTTTCGAAGCGAACGAGGTCGAAGTATGCGTTGCGCCGGCGAATAATGTCTTCGCTTTGCAGGTCCTGCAAGATGAGAACCCGGGACGCGGAGTCCATGTGGCCTCCATGGTTCGTAGGGAAAAGCTCACGTTGGTTGTCAGATAAAACCAGCGGCGACAATGACCCGGACAGCAAGTCTGTGGGGGTTTCGCATGAAGGGCTCGCACTTTGTAAAGCGATCCGGATCACAAATATACGTGAAATCACCGATGGTAGCCAGAGCGGGCCCTTCCTAGGCTGGATCTACTCCCCAGGAATCACCACCCTGCGGCCCCACATTCCATCGCCCAGGAGGCTCACAAACTATGCATCTCAAACCAACCCTCATTGCAGGTGTGGCGGCTTTGGCCCTGGCGTCTACGGCTTCGCTTTCGGCCTGCAGCGCACCAGCATCCAGCTCTGCCAACGCCGAATGCTCGAAGACGTACACCGTCGGTTTCAGTCACCCGATTGGCGAAGCCGAGGTGATCAAAGCTTTGAAGTCATTGGCCAAGGAGTACGCCACCAAAGTTGGTTGCGTCGACCTGCTTCTGGACAACACCACCGGAATGAAATTGGAAAGCCAGCGTGCCACGGTTGAAAGCTGGGTGACGCAGCACGTGGACGCCATCGTCCTTTGGCCAGTCGACTCGACGGCTTTCGCCGGACTCCAGAAGCAGGCACAGAGCCAGGGCACCAAGTGGCTCACGTATTTGACCAGCATGGACGGACAAGACGGCAGCGTCGGCTTTGATAACAAGCTCCAAGGAGAGCAGATCGCGGCGGATGTCACAGCGTGGATCGGGAAAAACTACCCCGACGGCGGTGCAACAGCCGCGGTCACTACGCTGACTACGCTGCCGCCTTCGCGACCCAGATACGAACTTCCCATCAAAGCCATTGAAGAGGCCGGCCTCAAAGTTGTTTCTGAACAGAACTGCACGGATCAAGCATGCGGTCTTCAAATTGCGGAAGATGCCCTGCGCGAGCACCCCGATTTGCGCATCTTCATTGGGCTCAGCGACGAGTCCGCCATCGGCGCGATGAAGGCCTTCAAGAACGCTGGAATCGACCCAAACACCGTCTACATAGCTGGCCAGGATGGCTCACCTGAGGGTCTGGCCGCGGTCAAGGAAGGCGGCATGTACCGGGCAAGCTCCGCGATACCTATGGATGCCCTGGCAGCGTCCATCGTTGACGCAGCCCTGGCCGCCGTTACTGGTGAGGGCGAGCCCAATCTCGTTACTCCGACGGTTCTGGCAAAGGCCGACAACCCGCAGCTGGTAGCCGATCTCATCGGGAACTTTGAGCGCAAGGGCCAATGAAATGCCACGGGACGCTGTGATTGAGGAAGATTCCGTGAATTTCGGCCTTGTGCTATCGGGAATCCGCAAATCGTATGGAGCGAATCACGTGCTGCGGGGCATCGACATGAATATTCCTGCGGGCACGGTTCATGCGCTTCTTGGTGCGAATGGTGCGGGGAAGTCGACACTGTTGGGTTGCCTCAGCGGAGCCACCAGTCCTGACGACGGTGAAATCGTCATCGGGGGACGCCCATACCGTGGGCTTACGCCGACACAAGCTTTTGAAGCTGGATGCGCCATCATCTACCAGCATTTTCAGCTCATCGCGTCGCTCTCCGTCGCGGACAACATATTTCTCGGCCAAGAGCGTCGTACCGTCCTCGGGGCGATCGATACCCGCCGGCAGGAGCGTGAAGCACAAAACATCCTCGAATCTCTGGACGTGGACATAAACCCCAAATCCTTGGTCGGTTCATTATCAGTGGGGGAGCAGCAGATCGTTGAAATCGCTCGGGCGTTGCGACGGAAACCGGACCTTCTCATTTTGGATGAACCAACGGCAGCCCTCGGCCCTCATGAAGTAACGGCCCTGATCCGGCTCGTGCGCCGGCTGGCCACGACGCAGGGACTCACCGTTATCTACGTGACGCACCTGCTGAACGAGGTGTTGCAGGTCGCCGACGCTGTAACTGTCCTCCGCGACGGCCGGGTGCACTGGACCCGGGATCGCCTGGACCTTCAAATGGTGGACCTGGTTGATGGCATCTCTCCGGGCAGCTCACTGACCGGCCGGGCATCAGACTGCGAACCAGGCGCGCCGATGCTGCAGTTGGAGGCACTACAGTGCTCCTTCACGGGGCCTTTGACGACGACAGTGCATGCCAATGAAATCGTCGGACTGTTCGGGCTGTTGGGCTCGGGACGAACGAACCTTCTGGAGTCTCTGGCAGGAGTAAGGAGACCCGTGGGAGGGGGCATCAGCCTGTCGCGGACGTCCCCTGCCTCCACTCGGTCTAAGTCACTGAGGGCAGGCATTTCCTTGGTGGCTTCCGATCGAAAAGAACAGTCGCTTTTCGGCAGCATGACGGCTGAAGAAAACGTACTTCTTCCGCACTACCACCAGCTCTCACGTGGATTTCGTAGCCGTGGCCGCGAACGGGCGGCCTTTCTTGAGACGGCCGGGAGGATCCGGCTGAGTCCGATGTCTCCAGGGAATCCAGCGGATTCGTTCTCGGGGGGAAATGCCCAAAAGCTGGTGGTGGGGCGTTGGGCCGGTGACCTTGGCGACACATCGGTTCTGCTCCTGGATGAACCAACTCAAGGGGTGGACATCGGATCCCGACACGAGATCTACGAATTACTCCGCGAGTTTGTCTCCGGTCCTGAGCGATGCGTGATCTTCGCGAGCAGCGAACCCGAGGAAATCCTCGCGCTTGCCACCCGTGTCTTCGTTCTGGTGGACGGAGTGCCCAGGGAAATCGCCCCCGAAGACATCACAGAAAATTACCTACTGTCAGCTGCCCAAGGCAGTTCTGGCGAAGCGGAAGGAACATCAAAGTGACTACGTTGGAGTCCACCACCAAGAGTCCCCCAAGCAACAGCCCAGGGATCAAACAGCCTGGCCTCACCGGCAAAAAGCTGGTTCTTCAGGGCATCAACTGGTTTATGCCGGCCGCCACCCTTGGTCTCATGGTGTATTTCTCTCTGGCGACCAAGTCTTTCCTTACCGGCGGCAACCTCCTGGCGGTACTAACCCAGAATGGGCCCACCTTCATAGTGGCCGTGGTGGCTGCAGTGTTGCTGATGGCCGGATTCGTAGATCTGTCCGTCGGTTCGACGTTGGCCTTGGCCGGAGTGTGCTCCGGGCTGACGTTCCTGAGTTCCGGTCTCATCCCCGGGCTCTTAGTAGGAATCGCAGTAGGTACAGCAATCGGCGCCATCAATGGATTGTTGATTGGATGGCTGGAACTGTCTCCCTTGGTAGTAACGCTGGGAATGCTCGCAGCTACGCGGGGTGTTGCTCAGTACCTTGCCCCCGATTCGCTCTACGGTTTTCCATCTGACGTCAATGTCCTGGGCAATGGCTCCATTTTCGGTGTGTCCTATCTGGGCCTCGCAGCCTTGTTGGTCATCGGCGCAGCACTGCTCACCATGAATCGTCTCCCTGTTGGCCGCAAAATCATCGCAATCGGGGTGAATGCGAGGGCTTCCTACCTTGTAGGCATCCCGGTCAAACGCTTGTCAGTGCTTCTCTACGTTGTTGTAGGACTGGCGGCAGGTATTGCAGGTGTCCTGCAGGTGGCGAGACTGGACAGTGCCCCCTCGGGCACTCTGGGGGTCGGATTCGAAGTGACCGTATTGACCGCCGTGCTCCTTGGCGGTGTGCCGTTCAACGGTGGACGTGGCAGCGTCCTTCGCGTGGTTCTTGGAGTATGGCTCATCGCCATCCTTAAGAACGGGCTAACGCTACTCAACTTGGGGCCGGAAATCGCCGGAATCGTGACGGGCAGTGTACTGGTCCTGGCCGCCGGCCTTGAGGCCATCCGCTTCTGGGTGCAGCGGTCCAAGTGACGCACTCAGCGAACAGCCACGACTACACCCCAAACCTCAAACCCAAGGAGAGCATCATGGACCACGTCACCACTGAAGACATCCCCTGGATGAGCGCGACACATATAAGCGAAAAGGTACGCCGCCAGGAACTTTCCCCTACCGATATCGCCACATCGATGACGGACCGCATCAAGGCTGTGAATCGGCAATTGAACGCGTACGTTACCTTCGACGAGGAGCAGGTCACCACGGACGCCGAACGCCTGCAGACACAGGTGGACTCGGGTGCAGAGCTTGGGCCGCTTCACGGGGTCCCTTTCGCAGTCAAGGAACTCACCGCCATGAGTGGACTGCCGGCAACGTACGGCTACTTGCCGCTGAAAGGAACCGTAGCTCAGCACGATGCTGCCGTCGTTAAGCGTCTCAAAGCGGCTGGGGGGTTGTTTCTCGGCAAAACGAATATGCCCGAGGGTGGCTACTACGGGGGGACGGACAACCATTTGTACGGGCCCACTCACAATCCCTGGAAAAGCGGCTACTCGGCCGGCGGGTCCAGCGGGGGATCGGCTGCTGCTGTGGCTGCAGGCCTTGCACCCATTGCAGAGGGGAGCGATGGAGCGGGGTCGGTTCGGATCCCGGCTTCAATGTGTGGTGTTGTCGGAATGAAACCAACCCATGGGCTCATCCCACAGACAATTCTGGGGGGTCGCTTTTATACCTGGATCTATCATGGGCCGATTGCCCGGACAGTGGCTGACGCTGCGCTCATGCTCAATGTCATGGCTGGTCCGGACGACGAAGACCCAACCAGTCTTCCGGACATGAATATTGACTTCACCGAGGAGATCAAGATGCCGATCGACGGCCTACGGATCGCCTGGTCCTCAGATCTGGGCCTTGGCTACGTGGACCCGGAGGTCGCGGCGATCTGCAGGTCTGCCATGGACGCTTTCGAGGAACTTGGTGCGGTTGTCGAAGAGGCCACTCCGTCATGGGGCGGAGCCCAGGAAGCGATGTGGAACGGCGTCTGGCTTCCTGGATTTGCCAGCCAGGTTGACCTGCTGGACTGGCAGGGCATGACGGGACAGGTGGATGAAAACCTTCTGGAGATCATGAGCCAATGCAAGACGCTGAATGGAGAAGATAAGGGCAGGGCCGACCTTTACCGCGGTCAGATGTGGCAGACCTTCAGAGAGTTCATGTCAGGTATCGACCTCTTGATTTCTCCAACCCTGACCTCAGCGGCTTTTCCTCTGGAACAGTTCGCGCCCAGCTGGCTTGAGGGTAAGCCGCTCCGGGAGCAGATCCTCGGATGGTTGCTCACGTATCCATTCAACATGATGACGACGCCATCCATCACGGTGCCCGCGGGACTTACCTCGGGAGGACTGCCCGTTGGACTACAAATTGCGGGCGGTTTTCACGCGGATGCGAAGGTTCTGAGGGCCGCCGCAGCATTCGAAGCCGCCAGGCCTTGGTCACACCTCCGCCCTTCTCATATGGGTGACCGGGAGCTGACGGCTCCGCGTCCCGCATAGGCATTCTTCGAGTACAGGCGAATCTATATCTTGTTCTGGGTCGGCCCGGGCGTTCGCGTCCGGGCCGACGTGTTGACAGCTGTCTCGGCCGGTCGCGGGCGCGGGATCCTAAGGCAGATATGTGGACAGATATTCGATGCTGGAGCGTTTCATTTCCTGCAGCAGCGCCTCGTTGCCTCGATCCTGCGACTCCCGATAAGCAAGGTCAAATCCCTTATCCAACATGCCGACAAAAATTTGTGTCACAACTCCCAGCGGAACCTGCGGCGCGTCGGGCCTGACCTCGGTTATGGTTCGCGCCAGAAAGGCTGCCAGTTGGTCGTCGTGCATACGGTTGGCGCGGATCATGCGCCCGGTGAACTCTGTGGAAAACCAGATGGCACGGAAGGCTGGAGTCTCATTGAAAAATTCAATATGGGCTTCCACACCGGCTTCGGCCTTCTGCTTCCAGTCAGACCCACCTAAGTCGAAATCAACTTTATCCAGCCGGTTGTCAAGGTCCTGAAGGCAGGACACAAGAATTTCTTCCAGCAAGGCCTCCCGGCCATCGAAAAAGTTGTAAAGCCATCCAACAGATACGCCAGCCCGCGCTGCCACGGTAGTCGTGGTGACTGCTTCAGGTCCGCCCTCGACCAGAAGGTCGATAGCGGCTTTCAGTACCGTCTCCATCTTCGAACGGCTGCGCTTTTGTACGGCCGTCCTGTGGGCGCCGACTGTGGCGGACGCCTCTGTCAGAAGCTCGGAGAGAGAATGAGCTGGTCCCGCAGATGCAGGCGGACGGGCTCCATCAAAAGGTGCAATGGAATCACTTACTTCACGTTGCGCTGCCTGGCTCATCGTGGCGCCCCCTCCAGCCTGTCTCCTGTAAGCATGAAACTTTTCACGTTCCGTGGTCCAGTCTAGGTCTTCGCCGGGGCTCATGGGTCCTCTCCAGTAACTGACTCTTGCACTAACTGTGACTTATGCCTCATACTTCGAATATGAAAGATGAACTTGTTTCATTCTTTCGGTTTCACTGGACGCAGCGAAGCCAGCTTGACTTCATCGACTCTGCCAACTCAACGTGCGGCCAATCCTCCACGCGCAGATGGCAAGAACGATGCGGACCTACCGCGTCCCCAATTCTCGACGGTATCCGCACCCTCCCAATGTTCTTTGGCGCGCTCCCCAACAGTGCGTCAAAATTTGAAGAAGGACCCCCATGGCAACTTCCAGTGCCCTTTCCGCGTCATCTGAACAGACAGAAGTCCATCGACTCAAATCCGGTTCCCTCGGACTGGTAGGCATTCTTCTGCTGGCTTTCTCCAGCGCAGCCCCCTTGGTGGGCTGCTTGGGCAACATTCCGCTTGCGGTCGCCTTCGGCAACGGTGTAGGCGCTCCAGCCGGATTCATCGTCGCAATGGGCGTACTTC is from Paenarthrobacter nicotinovorans and encodes:
- a CDS encoding NAD(P)-binding oxidoreductase — its product is MKIFQVGAAGGVGRRLAQLLSGRGDAVTGMFRNPDQADTVASSGATPVEGDLIKDSIEVLAEKFKGHDAVVFSAGAHGTGIDQTTLIDGKGLEKAADAAALAGVSRFVLVSAFPESGRGESVNERFEHYMRTKKTADVYLTRTDLDWLIVRPGLLTDDPGDGRVTAGPAIEYGDIRRDNVAAFIDAALHNPRMTRTIVELTDGETPVAEAVSTLVG
- a CDS encoding response regulator transcription factor translates to MDSASRVLILQDLQSEDIIRRRNAYFDLVRFESGAGAILLTYVDPMAQTHIAVGSSGYRDSVVDYITRDLLLHDKAARQALRDESTIYDWDNLPGYRASAPALLHFGPEGFNNGVTMPLTVKGQIVGTCNLSTDRAAWPALTAPMLTALRPVLAEMVERARQSRSLGLTPRELEILRMVKRGLTDTQIASELFLSPRTVSTHMENARGKLSSTTRTRAVIVATDLGLI
- a CDS encoding aldehyde dehydrogenase family protein; amino-acid sequence: MGVSITEGTSTITPPNFNGPYGLLIDGNIIQTEDHFDVYNPATNSVLASAPQGTREHMERAIGAAKRAFPAWAALTADEREAIIVEFFEALEAHKEEFITLLSLEQGKPRHNQATFEVNLANPWIPNTAKSRLEDKVLVEDDEKRVELRRSPLGVVGAIIPWNYPYLHVLWKTVPALITGNTVVLKPSPYTPLCALRIGELAAQVFPPGVFNIVTGGNELGQILTESPDVGMITFTGSTETGTKIMASAAGTIKRVTLELGGNDPAILLPDADWRDAVPQVFNAAFGNSGQWCIAAKRIYVHRSFHEEFVNALVDYAKTQKVGDGMDPTSDLGPINNRMQYDKLRDLFEDTRRNGYDVPLGGTIDESLDGNFVPVTIVNNPPENSRIVQEEPFGPIVPVLVYDDVDDVIERANATIFGLGATVWGRDEERALAVADRIDSGNVWVNQGQSHPDHAPFGGHKQSGLSVEHGDEGLASHTNNKTVVIRKR
- a CDS encoding GntR family transcriptional regulator, translated to MISEAIQRTAAPLRQEVVAALRRAIVTSEYSPGERLVETALCDKFSVSRTVIREALRQLESEQLIVTVPNKGPEVATLTPAEARSLYEVRGALESLAGSLFAERATEAQRGQLVARLFDIRRAESAGGAQKLLAAKDSYYEVLLAGAGNNEISGMLRQINARTQVLRALSTSSPGRSPLMLAELTDITTSAAITRDPEAARRACEVHASNAAEAALSAMESTPKPGHP
- a CDS encoding nuclear transport factor 2 family protein, with translation MPKNLKVVPTDEYDQIVSTVQKYVEGLRVGSPEGVAEAFHAEATMYGFTNGQLLGGPIKNLYDFVAENGAAPDVKTRVDVVGITQTTAVVKVDMENDAIGADYTDFHTLLKQDGEWKIIAKVYHQYEA
- a CDS encoding glutamate-cysteine ligase family protein is translated as MTSTGILRGHNTTADQQEAPLTVAAAEEWIQRTCFSTGPAGRIGLELELLMGRIGDPSLQRPFADDNYRRLFSELRPLDVHGNLTLEPGGQLELSSHPEASLRDVITSVHGSLKLLREQAADLDAILVGAGVSPHLEPRRITQAPRYAAMEKYFEPWAPAGQTMMCSTASVQINVEAGADDVEIRHRWNLLYSIGPVLAATFANSGWIGGRRSGWKSTRLAAWLALDPARTGVPPFSAAQDPGVSYSRWALDAPLMMIRRDAGEWQAPAGLTFRDWLRLGTAVVPDRPPANLEDLKQHLSTLFPHVRPKGYFEIRYIDAQPGCWWAVPAAVVSALIANPAVSDQARGICAGSPDWEVSARLGLEDPGIASRAVQLMSLAADELLNDPATANLARQVEEYAETWTLRSLAPADDQPSAWATRKQGCALDTGSC
- a CDS encoding sugar ABC transporter substrate-binding protein → MHLKPTLIAGVAALALASTASLSACSAPASSSANAECSKTYTVGFSHPIGEAEVIKALKSLAKEYATKVGCVDLLLDNTTGMKLESQRATVESWVTQHVDAIVLWPVDSTAFAGLQKQAQSQGTKWLTYLTSMDGQDGSVGFDNKLQGEQIAADVTAWIGKNYPDGGATAAVTTLTTLPPSRPRYELPIKAIEEAGLKVVSEQNCTDQACGLQIAEDALREHPDLRIFIGLSDESAIGAMKAFKNAGIDPNTVYIAGQDGSPEGLAAVKEGGMYRASSAIPMDALAASIVDAALAAVTGEGEPNLVTPTVLAKADNPQLVADLIGNFERKGQ
- a CDS encoding GFA family protein yields the protein MKLDGQCLCGEVTYTIDSEPKFTALCHCTDCQRQTGGAYSLVIGVDDDKLTITGDAVKTFITVGAEHKTNTNRSFCGECGSPIVGRIDAMPGLAFVKAGTLNDTSWLKPTVEVWCRSAQPWVEALPGAERYDGDIPA